The Osmia lignaria lignaria isolate PbOS001 chromosome 14, iyOsmLign1, whole genome shotgun sequence genome has a window encoding:
- the LOC117607496 gene encoding uncharacterized protein LOC117607496: MEATKTEKVHKENNSPTHKVAMTGATRFDETHGSTNRSTTAQEIIRDLQPIALRTASSSDEGKSGIKDKEESPELLQRRSRTETVRQDARKLKSATLNRMGRMFKQRSQTPVADKSSLNAEGKMNTMKSTENCEDEASKKEKSNSLGRMFKLVDKDGSPKKLFHPRAGSLSRILRRHPNNDNNDNEKKVTEDNTPGIFSRMLSQLRGK, from the exons ATGGAGGCAACAAAGACGGAAAAGGTTCATAAAGAAAACAACTCACCGACTCATAAAGTG GCTATGACAGGTGCAACGCGTTTCGATGAAACTCACGGTTCGACGAATCGTTCTACAACAGCACAGGAAATAATCAGGGATTTACAGCCGATCGCACTACGTACTGCatcaa GTTCAGACGAAGGAAAATCTGGCATAAAAGACAAAGAAGAATCTCCAGAATTATTACAACGAAGGTCGAGGACCGAAACTGTTAGGCAAGATGCTAGAAAGCTGAAGAGTGCCACCCTAAACAGAATGGGGAGAATGTTTAAACAACGATCACAGACACCTGTTGCCGATAAATCATCTCTAAACGCGGAAGGAAAGATG AATACAATGAAATCAACGGAGAACTGCGAGGACGAGGCttcgaaaaaagagaagagtaaCTCTTTGGGCAGAATGTTCAAGCTGGTGGATAAAGATGGTTCGCCGAAAAAATTGTTTCATCCTCGAGCTGGGTCCTTGAGTCGTATTTTGCGCCGACATCCCAATAATGACAATAACGACAACGAGAAGAAAGTTACAGAAGATAACACTCCGGGGATTTTCTCGAGGATGCTGAGTCAGTTAAGAGGAAAGTAA